In Molothrus aeneus isolate 106 chromosome 4, BPBGC_Maene_1.0, whole genome shotgun sequence, the following are encoded in one genomic region:
- the DAPP1 gene encoding dual adapter for phosphotyrosine and 3-phosphotyrosine and 3-phosphoinositide isoform X2 encodes MAQRREPRPAAPLERELLALGWYHDNLTRHAAEALLLSNGQDGSYLLRKSNEREDLYSLSVRGKDSVKHFHVEHTGTSFKFGFNEFSSLKELVMHFANQPLIGSETGTLIVLKHPYPRQVEEPSIYESVRVHTAMQTGRTESDLVPNAPSLGTKEGYLIKKGKIVKSWKTRWFTLHRNELKYFKDQTATEPIRALDLTECSAVQFDYSQERVNCFCLVFPLRTYYLCAKTGIEADEWIKILQWKLSRIRKQLEERSATLSS; translated from the exons ATGGCCCAGCGCCGGGAGCCGCGTCCCGCCGCGCCGCTGGAGCGGGAGCTGCTGGCGCTCGG GTGGTACCATGACAATCTCACCCGACACGCAGCAGAAGCGCTGCTGCTCTCCAACGGGCAGGATGGGAGCTATCTTTTGAGGAAGAGTAATGAAAGGGAAGACCTGTACTCCCTCTCTGTAAG GGGTAAAGACTCTGTTAAACACTTCCATGTTGAGCACACAGGAACCTCATTCAAATTTGGATTTAATGAATTTTCTAGCTTGAAAGAATTGGTCATGCACTTTGCAAACCAGCCTTTAATTGGAAGTGAAACAG GAACTTTAATTGTGTTGAAGCATCCCTACCCACGGCAAGTGGAGGAACCTTCCATTTATGAGTCTGTCCGAGTTCACACTGCAATGCAGACAGGAAGGACAGAAAGTGACCTTGTCCCAAATGCTCCCTCA CTTGGTACCAAAGAAGGATATTTgataaaaaaaggcaaaatagtCAAG AGCTGGAAAACAAGGTGGTTTACACTGCATAGGAATGAACTGAAGTATTTCAAAGACCAGACA GCTACGGAACCAATTCGAGCACTTGACTTAACTGAATGCTCAGCTGTGCAATTTGACTATTCCCAGGAAAGAGTCAATTGTTTCTG TTTAGTGTTCCCACTAAGGACATACTACCTGTGTGCAAAAACGGGGATAGAAGCTGACGAGTGGATTAAAATCCTGCAGTGGAAACTG TCACGGATACggaagcagctggaggagcgTAGCGCCACCCTCAGTTCCTAG
- the LAMTOR3 gene encoding ragulator complex protein LAMTOR3: MADDLKRFLYKKLPSVEGLHAIVVSDRDGVPVIKVANDNAPEHALRPGFLSTFALATDQGSKLGLSKNKSIICYYNTYQVVQFNRLPLVVSFIASSNANTGLIVSLEKELTPLFEELRQVVEVS, encoded by the exons ATGGCCGAC GACCTGAAGCGGTTCCTGTACAAGAAGCTGCCGAG cgtTGAAGGTCTTCATGCTATTGTAGTCTCAGATAGAGATGGTGTGCCTGTTATCAAAG TTGCCAATGATAATGCTCCAGAACACGCACTGCGACCTGGCTTTTTGTCCACCTTTGCCCTTGCCACAGATCAGGGCAGTAAGTTAGGACTCTCCAAAAACAAAAGTATCATCTGCTATTACAATACCTACCAG GTGGTGCAGTTCAATCGCTTACCTTTGGTAGTGAGTTTCATTGCAAGCAGCAATGCCAATACAG GGCTGATTGTAAGTTTAGAGAAGGAGCTCACGCCCCTGTTTGAAGAACTGAGGCAGGTTGTTGAAGTTTCTTAA